The following proteins come from a genomic window of Candidatus Francisella endociliophora:
- the glyS gene encoding glycine--tRNA ligase subunit beta: protein MSKVTKDFLFELGTEELPPKALKNLSQSLLASVESQLKEAKVNFCKAKWFASPRRLSFIIKDLAESQDDIVIEKQGPLVNIAYKDGEPTKVGLGFAKSCGVELDQLDRVETPKGDKLFYKATQQGQKTVDLLQKIITKALKQLPIPKMMRWGDSPVEFVRPVHWVVAIFGDAIVDMEVLGHKAANITYGHRFHHPEAVKIDSIDNYVDLLANVKVFVDWDQRKQEVINQAQAIAKEHHYQVVLDDDLVEEVCAIVEYPNAMLCSFSEDFLRVPQEALISSMEEHQKCFALLDKDGNLVAHFITISNIQSTKPELVTSGNQKVMNARLADAAFFYDTDLKHSLESLLPKLENVTFQNKLGNMYQKAQRIAKSAQKLAQAVDVDAEQAYRAGLLAKADLISDMVFEFTDLQGIIGKYYAKAHAEDEIVADAIEQQYWPKYSGAELPKTDVAVCVALAEKLDTLVGIFGIGQKPTGNKDPFALRRSAIGILRMLRDTNVDISLDKVIDIALASYKEINGLNFKVDTKEEIISFCIDRLKNLYKEEGVSVDTFESINNTQYDSIKDFAARVIAVSDFNNSNKAQSLIASNKRVANILAKNAQGKSQTYDIELAKSVGNEYELALAYSIEEITPDLQKYLKNREYSYALELLTCLDKVISEFFDNVMVMDEDAKVRQNRITLLANIHQMFADVADISKL from the coding sequence ATGAGTAAAGTTACAAAAGATTTTTTATTTGAATTAGGTACGGAAGAGCTACCACCAAAAGCGCTTAAAAATTTATCTCAGTCACTATTAGCAAGTGTTGAGAGTCAGTTAAAAGAAGCAAAAGTCAATTTTTGTAAGGCTAAATGGTTTGCATCTCCAAGAAGATTATCTTTTATAATCAAAGATTTGGCAGAATCACAAGATGATATCGTTATCGAAAAGCAGGGCCCTCTAGTAAATATTGCTTACAAAGATGGCGAGCCAACAAAGGTTGGTTTAGGCTTTGCAAAATCTTGTGGTGTTGAGTTAGATCAACTAGATAGAGTAGAAACGCCAAAGGGAGATAAGCTTTTTTATAAGGCGACTCAGCAAGGGCAAAAAACGGTAGATTTATTACAAAAGATAATTACAAAAGCTCTTAAACAACTACCAATTCCAAAAATGATGCGTTGGGGAGATTCACCTGTTGAATTTGTTCGACCTGTACATTGGGTTGTTGCAATTTTTGGTGATGCTATTGTAGATATGGAAGTGCTAGGACATAAAGCAGCAAATATCACTTATGGACATAGATTCCATCATCCTGAAGCTGTAAAAATTGATAGCATAGATAATTATGTTGATCTATTAGCAAACGTAAAAGTATTTGTAGACTGGGATCAGCGTAAACAAGAAGTTATTAACCAAGCTCAAGCAATTGCTAAAGAACATCATTATCAAGTTGTACTTGATGATGATTTAGTAGAAGAAGTTTGTGCAATTGTTGAATACCCAAATGCTATGCTGTGTAGCTTTAGTGAAGACTTTTTGAGAGTGCCACAAGAAGCTCTTATTTCTTCGATGGAAGAGCATCAAAAGTGTTTTGCTCTATTAGATAAAGATGGTAATTTAGTAGCCCACTTTATTACAATTTCAAATATTCAAAGTACTAAGCCAGAACTAGTAACATCTGGTAATCAAAAGGTTATGAATGCTAGACTAGCTGATGCAGCATTTTTCTATGATACTGATTTGAAGCATTCTTTAGAGAGCTTACTACCTAAACTAGAAAATGTTACATTCCAGAACAAACTTGGCAATATGTATCAAAAAGCTCAAAGAATCGCAAAATCAGCTCAAAAATTAGCTCAAGCAGTAGATGTGGATGCTGAGCAGGCATATAGAGCTGGTTTGTTGGCAAAAGCTGATTTAATCTCAGATATGGTATTTGAGTTTACTGATCTTCAAGGGATTATCGGGAAATATTATGCAAAAGCCCACGCTGAAGATGAAATTGTAGCTGATGCAATTGAGCAACAATATTGGCCAAAATATTCAGGTGCTGAGCTACCAAAAACTGATGTTGCTGTCTGCGTTGCTTTAGCAGAGAAGTTAGATACTCTTGTTGGTATATTTGGCATTGGTCAAAAACCTACGGGTAATAAAGACCCATTTGCATTAAGAAGATCAGCTATTGGTATTCTAAGAATGCTTAGAGATACAAATGTTGATATATCTTTAGATAAGGTTATAGATATTGCTTTAGCTAGTTATAAAGAAATTAATGGTCTGAATTTTAAAGTAGATACTAAAGAAGAAATTATATCTTTTTGTATTGATAGGTTGAAGAATCTTTACAAAGAAGAGGGTGTTTCAGTTGACACATTCGAATCTATTAATAATACTCAATATGATTCAATCAAAGATTTTGCGGCAAGAGTCATAGCTGTAAGTGATTTTAATAACTCTAATAAAGCTCAAAGTTTGATAGCTTCAAATAAGCGTGTTGCAAATATCTTAGCTAAGAATGCTCAAGGAAAATCACAAACTTATGATATTGAGTTAGCAAAATCTGTTGGTAATGAATATGAATTAGCTTTAGCTTACAGTATCGAGGAAATCACCCCTGATCTTCAGAAATATCTTAAAAATAGGGAGTATAGTTATGCTCTTGAGCTTCTAACTTGTTTAGATAAGGTTATTAGTGAGTTCTTTGATAATGTTATGGTGATGGATGAAGATGCTAAAGTTAGACAAAATAGAATAACTTTACTTGCAAATATTCACCAGATGTTTGCAGATGTTGCGGATATTTCTAAGCTTTAG
- a CDS encoding lysozyme inhibitor LprI family protein — protein sequence MALLCLPVLAISKTTKCDGNTYEINECLKSQMQKFDTKLDKIQDHNIKKFKKYRDNICSDVSSSYKGGTYESVKYGNCIISLNKWYLKQLER from the coding sequence ATCGCTCTATTATGCTTACCTGTTCTAGCTATTAGTAAAACTACCAAGTGTGATGGTAATACTTATGAGATAAATGAATGCCTAAAATCACAAATGCAAAAGTTTGATACTAAGCTTGATAAAATTCAAGATCATAATATAAAAAAGTTTAAAAAATATCGTGACAATATCTGTTCAGATGTTAGCTCTAGTTATAAAGGTGGAACTTATGAATCAGTTAAATATGGTAACTGTATAATATCTCTTAATAAATGGTATTTAAAGCAATTAGAAAGATAG
- a CDS encoding formyltransferase family protein, giving the protein MQNINNKNTKVLIFGSANCEMTQKAIRFLKSQHCEVTEYLTGYTPTANKQSLLTEEVRNWYGDYIICFKTLFLVPQWLLDRANITSINFHPAPVEHPGRGCINFAIYERRPTYGVTAHLVDSGIDSGQILECRRFPIFKNDDFNSIFDRAQAKMMDQFFDIITGVLNGGKTYLNNMIESAKHEKWNGEHRRIAQLNEMLTVDQNTSKEELEKVIHASDLANKPPVTYIYGYEFIYNANSKKNIEAFDSAKKDF; this is encoded by the coding sequence ATGCAAAATATTAATAACAAAAATACTAAAGTGCTTATATTTGGTTCCGCTAATTGTGAAATGACCCAAAAAGCTATTCGCTTTTTAAAATCACAACATTGTGAAGTTACAGAATATTTAACTGGCTATACTCCAACAGCCAATAAACAATCTCTACTAACAGAAGAGGTTAGAAACTGGTATGGGGATTATATAATCTGCTTCAAGACTTTATTCTTAGTTCCACAGTGGCTACTAGATAGAGCAAACATTACTAGTATCAACTTCCATCCAGCTCCTGTTGAGCATCCTGGTAGAGGTTGTATCAACTTTGCAATCTATGAAAGACGCCCTACTTATGGTGTTACAGCTCATCTTGTTGATAGTGGTATTGATAGCGGTCAAATATTAGAATGCAGACGTTTTCCTATTTTTAAAAATGATGATTTTAATAGTATCTTTGATCGTGCCCAAGCTAAAATGATGGATCAATTCTTTGACATTATTACTGGAGTTCTAAATGGTGGCAAAACCTATCTCAATAATATGATAGAGTCTGCCAAACATGAAAAATGGAATGGTGAACATCGCAGAATTGCTCAATTAAATGAAATGCTAACAGTTGATCAAAATACTTCAAAAGAAGAGTTAGAAAAAGTTATTCATGCAAGTGATCTTGCAAACAAACCACCAGTAACATATATATATGGCTATGAATTTATCTATAATGCCAATAGTAAAAAAAATATCGAAGCTTTTGATTCTGCAAAAAAAGATTTCTAA
- a CDS encoding DNA/RNA non-specific endonuclease, which translates to MTKKTTNKKDTKKQDSKKPVSPVKIIILLILAIGGGFSGAFLDKYDLKEKFISFRHAVYNYFTSEPIKHFTAKDNENIVAKFFSESDEAKKQGSNQFNNLEQYSPQRTLPAVTDYCHDFLAYGNPSFDVTEGLGQTNLYLCRDGYVVGYNYQTKEATWVAFKLTKSKVANRREREDRFKEDDDVPFVYRATLDDYSHSGYDRGHLASYASMDFSQKSADESFLLSNMSPQKAGLNRQGWERLERDERIWANMYDSIYVYTGPIYKKQTIHKTIGDNKIAVPDYFFKIIYVPSKNKSIAFVMPNARVGKTKVANYRVSIKDIEQRTGLHFLDNIQDRDMVVDNVSPMWRTSYL; encoded by the coding sequence ATGACAAAAAAAACAACGAACAAAAAAGATACTAAAAAGCAAGATTCTAAGAAGCCTGTAAGTCCAGTCAAAATAATTATATTACTGATACTTGCGATAGGTGGAGGCTTCTCTGGAGCTTTTTTAGATAAATATGATCTTAAAGAAAAGTTCATAAGCTTTAGACATGCTGTTTATAATTATTTTACTAGTGAACCTATAAAACATTTTACTGCTAAAGATAATGAAAATATTGTTGCTAAGTTTTTCTCCGAAAGTGATGAGGCTAAAAAGCAAGGGTCTAATCAGTTTAATAATTTAGAGCAATACTCACCACAAAGAACCTTGCCAGCAGTTACAGATTACTGTCATGACTTTCTCGCTTATGGTAACCCTAGTTTTGATGTTACAGAAGGTTTGGGACAAACAAATCTTTATTTATGTAGAGATGGTTATGTTGTTGGTTATAACTATCAAACTAAAGAAGCAACTTGGGTAGCATTTAAGTTGACTAAGTCTAAGGTGGCTAATCGTCGTGAGCGTGAAGATAGATTTAAAGAAGATGACGATGTGCCATTCGTGTATAGAGCTACTTTAGATGATTATTCTCATTCTGGCTATGATAGGGGACATTTAGCTTCTTATGCTTCTATGGATTTTAGTCAAAAATCTGCAGATGAATCTTTTTTACTATCAAATATGTCTCCTCAAAAAGCAGGTCTGAATAGACAGGGTTGGGAAAGATTAGAAAGGGATGAACGTATTTGGGCAAACATGTATGATTCTATATATGTGTATACAGGCCCAATATATAAGAAACAAACAATTCATAAAACTATAGGTGATAATAAGATAGCTGTACCAGATTATTTCTTTAAGATAATTTATGTGCCATCAAAAAATAAATCTATAGCTTTTGTAATGCCAAATGCAAGAGTTGGTAAAACTAAGGTTGCTAATTATAGAGTATCTATCAAAGATATCGAGCAACGAACTGGTTTGCATTTCTTAGATAATATTCAAGATAGAGATATGGTTGTAGATAATGTTTCACCAATGTGGCGAACTTCTTATTTATAA
- the recF gene encoding DNA replication/repair protein RecF (All proteins in this family for which functions are known are DNA-binding proteins that assist the filamentation of RecA onto DNA for the initiation of recombination or recombinational repair.) yields MYIANLRLQNFRNIPFKSFDFTDNLNFIVGKNGSGKTSVLESIYFLSHSRSFRSSQLNRIVNHDSDEFVIYTKAYNPDEITISLSRKKNNNNISKLNSEIQKNHTEITRNLPIQLMNPESFNIINSGAQQRCKVLDWGAFYLDKTFLKIWQQTKFLIKQRNSALKQNYPKTYIDGIDNKLCEFADILDKKRHTYFSKLKPKIYEILAQFNPDLKLDIEYSRGWNSHKELSQVLEESFNYDNRYNITNHGPHKADIVLTTNHKPVQDTFSRGQQKLLICAIKLAQGEVHNLENENKCIYLVDDITSELDSTHTKTLFEYLKKLRSQVFITTTERHKIENFINHENHIIDI; encoded by the coding sequence ATGTATATAGCTAATCTTCGTTTACAAAACTTTAGAAATATACCTTTTAAAAGCTTTGATTTTACAGATAACTTAAACTTTATAGTTGGTAAAAATGGCTCTGGGAAGACGTCTGTTCTCGAGTCAATATACTTCCTATCTCATAGTAGATCATTTCGTAGCTCTCAGCTTAATCGTATTGTTAATCATGATTCTGATGAATTTGTAATCTATACAAAAGCATATAATCCAGATGAAATTACAATATCGCTATCGCGTAAAAAAAATAATAACAATATTTCAAAGCTAAACTCTGAAATACAAAAAAATCACACTGAGATAACTAGGAACTTACCTATTCAACTAATGAACCCTGAGAGTTTTAATATTATAAACTCAGGAGCACAACAACGATGCAAGGTTTTAGATTGGGGAGCCTTTTATTTAGATAAAACATTTTTGAAAATATGGCAACAAACAAAGTTTCTTATAAAACAAAGAAACTCTGCTCTTAAACAAAACTATCCTAAAACTTATATAGATGGCATTGATAACAAGCTATGCGAATTTGCAGATATTTTGGATAAAAAAAGACATACTTATTTTTCAAAATTGAAGCCTAAAATATACGAAATATTGGCTCAGTTTAATCCTGATCTAAAACTTGATATCGAATATTCTCGTGGCTGGAACTCTCACAAAGAACTATCTCAAGTGCTTGAAGAGTCTTTTAATTATGATAATCGCTATAACATCACAAATCATGGTCCTCATAAGGCTGATATAGTTCTTACGACAAATCATAAACCAGTACAAGATACATTTTCGCGTGGCCAACAGAAACTACTTATTTGTGCTATAAAATTGGCTCAAGGAGAAGTTCATAATCTAGAAAATGAAAATAAATGTATCTACCTTGTAGATGACATAACTTCTGAATTAGATAGCACTCATACAAAGACACTTTTTGAGTATCTAAAGAAATTAAGATCACAAGTTTTTATCACAACTACAGAAAGACATAAAATAGAAAATTTCATTAATCATGAAAATCATATAATTGATATTTAG
- a CDS encoding ribonuclease D, producing MIINTNKQLQNLIETIKDSNQIAVDTEFYWMRTYYPELCLVQIATENEIFLLDTLKELNFSLLKEIFENTNIEKIIHSATNDIPIIKKFFNCEVNNVFDTQLAATFLGYQMQSSLKSLLKDILDIEMEKESQFSDWRKRPLSQKQLDYALKDVEHLIEVKEHLDQKLNESSYKDFFEEELIEIQKTEFNSVDIIHTKIGNIQKFSEKVQRNAILIAQWREKIAQKKNIPVRFIFDNKILYTIAHVSPKSLDSFEHPELKKLKPWIKKDIVSALKTGQCVDSMILEKKSGNKLSPETYDKVIAYFDLETKELGFDASLIASRKDIRSLIYNLSIDKDYISSKLLNGWRHKVVGKKLKEYILENI from the coding sequence ATGATAATCAACACAAACAAACAACTACAAAATCTTATTGAAACTATTAAAGATTCGAATCAAATAGCAGTGGATACAGAGTTCTACTGGATGCGTACATACTATCCTGAGCTATGCTTAGTTCAGATAGCTACTGAAAATGAAATATTTCTATTAGATACCTTAAAAGAACTAAATTTTTCATTACTCAAAGAAATCTTTGAAAATACAAATATTGAAAAAATTATTCATTCAGCAACAAATGATATTCCAATTATAAAAAAATTCTTCAACTGTGAAGTAAATAATGTCTTTGATACTCAACTTGCAGCGACCTTTTTAGGTTATCAAATGCAGTCATCTCTAAAGTCTTTATTAAAAGATATTCTAGATATTGAAATGGAGAAAGAATCACAGTTTTCAGATTGGCGCAAAAGACCCCTTTCACAAAAGCAGTTAGATTATGCTCTAAAAGATGTTGAACACCTAATTGAAGTAAAAGAGCATTTAGATCAAAAACTTAATGAAAGCAGTTATAAAGATTTTTTCGAAGAAGAGCTTATAGAAATACAAAAAACAGAATTTAATTCTGTCGATATTATTCATACTAAAATTGGCAATATCCAAAAATTTAGTGAAAAAGTTCAAAGAAATGCTATTTTAATAGCTCAATGGCGTGAAAAAATTGCTCAAAAAAAGAATATACCTGTTAGATTTATTTTTGACAATAAAATCTTATATACCATTGCTCATGTAAGCCCTAAATCTCTAGATTCTTTTGAGCATCCAGAATTAAAAAAACTAAAACCTTGGATAAAAAAGGATATTGTATCAGCTCTTAAAACAGGGCAATGTGTTGATAGTATGATTCTAGAAAAAAAATCAGGAAATAAGCTATCTCCTGAAACATATGATAAAGTTATAGCATATTTTGATCTAGAAACTAAAGAACTTGGATTTGATGCTAGCCTGATTGCTTCAAGAAAAGATATTCGCTCTCTAATATATAACCTTAGCATAGATAAAGACTATATTAGTAGTAAACTCCTAAATGGCTGGCGTCATAAAGTAGTTGGTAAAAAATTAAAAGAGTATATACTAGAGAATATATAA
- a CDS encoding prepilin-type N-terminal cleavage/methylation domain-containing protein, which yields MNVRILKNLKQEKGFSVIELMVVIAIITIIVAIAIPLYSNYQIRAKLSNADTAARIYVNEIAHYTYETAEFPAEDSKLWRCEVINRDYVNQVCKERIDIQNAVIKVYVEPTLIPEITDPYYQYDLTLTE from the coding sequence ATGAATGTAAGAATTTTAAAGAATCTCAAACAAGAGAAAGGTTTTTCTGTAATAGAATTAATGGTGGTAATTGCGATAATAACAATTATTGTAGCTATTGCTATACCATTATATTCAAACTATCAAATTAGAGCAAAACTCTCTAATGCAGATACTGCAGCTAGAATTTATGTTAATGAAATTGCTCATTATACATATGAAACAGCCGAATTTCCTGCAGAAGATTCTAAACTTTGGAGATGTGAAGTTATAAATAGAGATTATGTCAATCAAGTTTGTAAAGAAAGAATTGATATTCAAAATGCAGTTATTAAAGTTTATGTTGAGCCAACTTTAATACCAGAGATTACAGATCCATACTATCAATATGACTTAACATTGACTGAGTAA
- a CDS encoding Bcr/CflA family efflux MFS transporter: MNYITRNSKIFPIILALFAALPPLAVNTYAPAISLIAHEFGVSDSKVLTTFATYFIGFSFGMLFWGAISDKFGRKKIIIIGSIIYIISTILCSYSYNFKMLEMMRLVQGLSDSVGAVIAFSIARDCYKGPQLTNLLASIIIILLIAPIVAPIIGTIITDLTHSWQATFHFLTAYGVVMLITAFMIEETLEHKNRQPNLLKLIPGYFNHITNPSFMLATLASGTIFAALFIYISSSALIYLNDYKTGSFLYCLYFGLCCLGAIFANILIKKNSSHVQQLKFLYYSIALMTTSCIILIIFNSLNLDSALIYTLTMFVLCGNVAFSSTLIYSFAMDQVNHSFGTANSILNFSKNMIAAIGSYVVSFYHGRHLVLASPYTQLVFAIITIGLLFGIYKLNKKLKLQQSA, encoded by the coding sequence ATGAATTATATAACTAGAAACTCAAAAATTTTTCCAATAATTTTAGCTCTTTTTGCAGCCTTACCTCCTTTAGCTGTAAATACCTATGCGCCTGCAATTTCATTGATTGCTCATGAATTTGGTGTTAGTGATAGTAAGGTACTAACTACTTTTGCTACTTATTTTATAGGCTTCAGCTTTGGCATGCTGTTTTGGGGAGCTATTTCTGACAAATTTGGTCGCAAAAAAATCATAATTATAGGTAGCATAATTTACATTATTAGTACTATACTTTGCTCATATAGTTATAATTTTAAAATGCTTGAGATGATGCGACTAGTACAAGGGCTATCTGATTCTGTTGGTGCAGTGATTGCATTTTCCATCGCTAGGGATTGCTATAAAGGACCTCAGCTTACAAACCTTCTTGCTTCAATAATTATAATATTATTAATTGCTCCAATAGTAGCCCCTATAATTGGCACAATTATTACAGACTTAACACATTCGTGGCAAGCTACTTTTCACTTTTTAACTGCTTATGGTGTAGTAATGCTTATTACTGCTTTTATGATAGAAGAAACTTTAGAACATAAAAATAGACAGCCTAATTTACTAAAGTTAATTCCTGGTTATTTTAATCATATTACTAATCCTAGTTTTATGTTAGCGACTCTTGCAAGTGGAACAATATTCGCAGCACTGTTTATTTATATATCATCATCAGCTTTAATATACTTAAACGACTATAAAACTGGTTCATTTTTATATTGTTTATATTTTGGGCTATGTTGCCTAGGAGCTATATTTGCAAATATTCTTATTAAAAAAAACTCAAGTCATGTACAACAGTTAAAGTTTCTATACTACAGTATTGCTCTAATGACAACTAGTTGTATTATACTTATTATTTTTAATAGCTTAAATTTAGATAGTGCTTTAATTTACACCCTTACAATGTTTGTTTTATGTGGTAATGTAGCCTTTAGCTCAACGCTAATTTATTCATTTGCAATGGATCAAGTAAATCATAGCTTTGGTACAGCAAATTCCATATTAAATTTCTCAAAAAATATGATAGCTGCTATTGGTAGTTATGTTGTTAGCTTTTATCATGGTAGACATCTAGTACTTGCATCACCATATACACAATTAGTATTTGCTATAATAACTATTGGACTTTTGTTTGGGATTTATAAATTAAATAAAAAACTTAAACTACAGCAATCAGCTTAA
- a CDS encoding TatD family hydrolase, which translates to MFIDTHCHLDFEVFDNTREELLQNCESMGINYFINPATQRATWQNLINLNKEYRIIHICFGLHPIFIDKHKIDDLNDLEKYTQNISTKLIGEIGLDKRFNNYNKQLEFFSAQIDIAKNLDKQVIIHSVKSHNEIIKAIKDHKFKNGGIIHAFNGNEDIAKKYIDLGFKLGIGGIISQPNSKLKQTLTKIDPNNIVLETDSPDMQLHNSKDVINTPENIPKIFELLCNIYQINPDILKQQIYNTSLELI; encoded by the coding sequence ATGTTTATTGATACTCACTGTCATTTGGATTTTGAAGTTTTTGATAATACTCGTGAAGAGCTATTACAAAACTGTGAAAGCATGGGTATCAATTATTTTATAAATCCAGCAACACAACGAGCAACTTGGCAGAACCTGATAAATTTAAACAAAGAGTATCGAATCATTCATATCTGCTTTGGACTACACCCTATTTTTATAGATAAACATAAAATTGATGACTTAAATGATTTAGAAAAATATACTCAAAATATTTCAACAAAACTAATTGGTGAAATTGGTCTTGATAAAAGATTCAATAACTACAATAAGCAGTTAGAATTTTTCTCAGCACAAATTGATATCGCTAAAAACCTTGATAAACAAGTAATTATCCATTCTGTAAAATCTCATAATGAAATCATAAAAGCTATTAAAGATCACAAGTTTAAAAATGGTGGTATTATTCATGCTTTTAATGGCAATGAAGATATTGCTAAAAAATATATTGATCTTGGCTTTAAACTTGGTATTGGTGGAATAATCTCTCAGCCAAATTCAAAACTAAAACAAACACTTACAAAAATTGATCCAAATAATATAGTTTTAGAAACAGATTCTCCAGATATGCAATTGCATAATAGTAAAGATGTAATCAACACACCTGAAAATATCCCAAAAATTTTTGAACTGCTATGCAATATTTATCAAATAAATCCTGATATACTAAAACAACAAATTTATAATACCAGCTTAGAGCTTATCTAA
- the bla gene encoding class A beta-lactamase, producing the protein MRFLISSICLLPSILLANTSLDDSFKDLENKYNGKLGIYSTDKSSINYNENYYFPICSVFKFLLVGAILEKDMHNKGFLDKKITITQKDISTLGYAPVTGKNISKDLTISQLCFAAILSDNPAANILVKELGGIDKLNKFIKKLGDNDTNIKNIEPKINHTKPDSTINKTTPKAITNDIYKIAFGNILDEKHKEIFIKYLQDNNTGVNRIAYNTPKNWIVGDKTGTCGEYGATNDIAIIWPQNAEPFALGMMYTDPTDKKAPSSEKIIQQATKLVIVNNYK; encoded by the coding sequence ATGCGTTTCTTAATATCAAGTATATGTCTACTTCCATCAATATTATTAGCAAATACTTCTCTAGATGATTCATTTAAAGATTTAGAAAATAAATATAATGGTAAGCTTGGAATTTATAGTACAGATAAGTCATCTATTAACTATAATGAAAATTACTATTTCCCAATTTGCAGTGTTTTCAAATTTTTGTTAGTAGGAGCTATTCTTGAAAAAGATATGCACAATAAAGGATTCTTAGATAAAAAGATTACCATAACTCAGAAAGACATTAGTACGTTGGGCTATGCTCCAGTTACAGGTAAAAATATTAGCAAAGACTTAACAATTTCTCAATTGTGTTTTGCTGCTATTCTTAGTGATAATCCTGCGGCAAATATTCTTGTCAAAGAGCTCGGAGGGATTGATAAGCTTAATAAATTCATCAAAAAACTTGGTGACAATGATACAAATATCAAAAACATAGAGCCTAAAATCAATCATACAAAACCAGATAGTACTATCAACAAAACTACACCTAAAGCTATTACTAATGACATTTATAAAATTGCTTTTGGTAATATTCTTGATGAAAAACACAAAGAAATTTTTATTAAATATCTACAAGATAACAATACAGGTGTTAATAGGATCGCTTATAATACTCCAAAGAACTGGATTGTAGGGGATAAAACTGGGACTTGTGGAGAATATGGAGCGACTAATGATATTGCGATTATATGGCCACAAAATGCCGAACCTTTTGCTTTAGGAATGATGTATACAGATCCTACAGATAAAAAAGCACCAAGTAGTGAGAAAATTATTCAGCAAGCTACTAAACTAGTTATAGTTAATAATTATAAATAA
- a CDS encoding GNAT family N-acetyltransferase, whose product MNLPKSERLRYRLLSRSQEDKDLIRLLDTNPKNKEFFPDGASSKEDIPKIIERFVGGYEKYNTPIFMVFDNENNFIGRAGFGYAEEIDAIEIGYVIDHKYWGKGYATEVVKALLTWAKENLEYNEVFAFTGVDHLASIAVMKKNSMEYVGKQILKGIECVLYKKEII is encoded by the coding sequence ATGAATTTGCCCAAGTCAGAAAGATTAAGGTATCGTTTATTATCACGATCTCAAGAAGATAAAGATCTAATACGTTTGTTAGATACAAATCCAAAGAATAAGGAGTTCTTTCCTGATGGAGCATCTTCAAAAGAAGATATTCCAAAAATTATAGAAAGATTTGTCGGTGGTTATGAAAAATATAATACTCCTATTTTTATGGTGTTTGATAATGAAAATAATTTCATTGGTCGAGCTGGGTTTGGTTATGCCGAAGAAATAGATGCTATAGAAATTGGCTATGTAATTGATCATAAGTATTGGGGTAAAGGTTATGCAACAGAGGTTGTTAAAGCTTTGCTTACTTGGGCGAAAGAAAATCTAGAGTATAATGAAGTATTTGCTTTTACAGGAGTTGATCATTTAGCATCTATTGCAGTTATGAAGAAAAATAGTATGGAATATGTTGGTAAACAAATTCTAAAAGGGATAGAGTGTGTTCTTTACAAAAAGGAAATTATCTAA